A genome region from Bradyrhizobium commune includes the following:
- a CDS encoding LLM class flavin-dependent oxidoreductase, translated as MSKRQLSLNFFIYPDGHHEAAWRHKASTTDRILDVTYYQELAQPAEAHKFDAVFFADGPALADNVRYAQRFRLEPITLLTAIASATKRIGLIATASTTYTEPYNLARLFASLDHISRGRAGWNIVTTSSPQAAQNFGLPEHPPHHERYERAREYLDVITRLWDSWEDDALVNDPVSGIFADTSKIHAIDHIGKHFRVRGPLNVSRPPQGRPVYVQAGSSEDGRAFAARFAEAIFTAHQTLASAQEFYADIKRQTRGFDRSPDQIKILPGISPFIASTQVEADRLQEEFNALIQPEFSLTQLRQMTGLDLTGFDLDGPFPRHLIDTSGARGVASRLKLVVDIVDREKPTIRQLVQRLAGARGHWVIAGPPEKIADNIQTWFENGAADGFNVMPPFLPGGFDLFAGQVVPILRKRGLFRHDYIGRTLRDHYGLDRPESVFSRSVEAIA; from the coding sequence ATGAGCAAACGGCAACTTTCCCTGAATTTCTTCATCTATCCGGACGGCCATCACGAGGCGGCCTGGCGTCACAAGGCTTCGACGACGGACCGCATCCTCGACGTCACCTACTATCAGGAGCTGGCTCAACCCGCCGAAGCGCACAAGTTCGACGCGGTGTTCTTCGCCGACGGTCCGGCGCTGGCGGACAATGTCCGCTACGCCCAGCGGTTCCGGTTGGAGCCAATCACCCTGCTCACCGCAATCGCGTCCGCCACCAAACGCATCGGGCTGATCGCGACGGCATCGACGACCTACACCGAGCCCTACAATCTCGCGCGGCTGTTCGCCTCGCTCGATCACATCAGTAGGGGACGTGCGGGTTGGAATATCGTGACGACGAGCTCGCCGCAAGCCGCCCAGAACTTCGGCCTGCCCGAGCATCCGCCGCATCACGAACGCTATGAACGGGCGCGCGAATATCTCGATGTTATCACGAGGCTATGGGACAGTTGGGAAGACGACGCGCTGGTCAACGATCCCGTCTCGGGCATTTTCGCGGACACGAGCAAGATCCACGCGATCGACCACATCGGAAAGCATTTTCGTGTGCGCGGTCCGCTCAATGTCTCGCGGCCGCCGCAGGGCCGGCCGGTCTATGTCCAGGCGGGCTCGTCCGAGGACGGACGCGCATTTGCCGCGCGCTTTGCCGAAGCTATCTTTACTGCGCACCAGACGCTGGCGAGCGCGCAGGAGTTTTATGCCGACATCAAGCGTCAGACGCGCGGTTTCGACCGTAGTCCCGACCAGATCAAGATCCTGCCCGGTATCTCGCCGTTCATCGCCAGCACGCAGGTCGAGGCCGACAGGCTCCAGGAGGAGTTCAACGCGTTGATCCAACCGGAATTCTCGCTGACCCAGCTCCGCCAGATGACCGGGCTCGATCTCACCGGCTTCGATCTCGATGGCCCCTTTCCGCGTCATCTGATCGACACCAGCGGCGCGCGCGGCGTCGCCAGCCGCCTCAAGCTCGTGGTCGACATCGTCGACCGCGAGAAGCCGACGATCCGCCAGCTCGTGCAGCGCCTTGCCGGCGCGCGCGGCCATTGGGTCATCGCCGGCCCCCCGGAGAAGATCGCCGACAACATCCAGACTTGGTTCGAGAACGGTGCCGCCGATGGCTTCAACGTCATGCCGCCCTTCCTGCCCGGCGGCTTCGATCTCTTCGCCGGACAGGTCGTACCGATTCTGCGCAAACGTGGCCTGTTCCGCCACGACTACATCGGCAGGACGCTGCGTGATCATTACGGCTTGGACCGTCCGGAAAGCGTGTTCTCAAGATCCGTTGAGGCGATCGCCTGA
- a CDS encoding FAD/NAD(P)-binding protein codes for MASRHAIVIGGGASGVLLAYQLLRQGSTVFRVTLIERRSEIGRGLAYHTGNPDHLLNVRAGNMSALPEDPDHFVRWLAARDLCGADPYCFVPRRVFGDYIESLIQPLIEREPGSRGLTLVNDECVAISEGRTGVMIRLANGTRLSGDIAILATGHESRHAPLACYADPWAPHANDGIAGDSPLLILGTGLTMVDFVLSRLREGHSGPIIAMSRRGLLSRAHRRVEPLHIDDAEIPFGASASRLLRWLRDRVETHRAEGGDWRSVIDGMRPFTQRLWRELPPRSRQRFLEHARAWWEVHRHRMAPEVEERITTAITDDRLSLIAAKIIDIIPLTNGARVLYRRRGRNQADSLDVAAIVDCSGIVRDPSVTTNPALRSLFAQGLGRIDSLRIGIDVGFDGALIDREGHRPAGCTRWGR; via the coding sequence ATGGCCAGCCGGCACGCGATTGTCATCGGCGGTGGCGCCAGCGGCGTACTGCTTGCCTATCAGCTCTTGCGCCAGGGCAGCACGGTCTTCCGCGTCACGCTGATCGAGCGGCGATCCGAGATCGGCCGCGGCCTCGCCTATCACACCGGCAATCCCGATCACCTGCTCAATGTGCGGGCAGGCAATATGAGCGCCCTGCCCGAGGATCCAGATCATTTCGTGCGCTGGCTTGCCGCGCGCGACCTTTGCGGTGCTGACCCCTACTGCTTCGTCCCGCGGCGGGTCTTTGGCGATTACATCGAGAGCTTGATCCAGCCGCTGATCGAACGCGAGCCGGGATCGCGCGGCCTCACCCTGGTAAACGACGAATGTGTCGCGATCAGCGAAGGCCGGACGGGCGTCATGATCCGGCTTGCGAATGGCACACGGCTGTCCGGCGACATCGCCATTCTTGCGACAGGTCACGAGTCCCGTCACGCGCCACTCGCCTGCTATGCTGACCCTTGGGCGCCGCACGCCAATGACGGCATCGCCGGGGACTCGCCGCTCCTGATTCTCGGCACCGGCCTCACCATGGTCGACTTCGTGCTGTCGCGATTGCGCGAAGGCCATAGCGGACCGATCATCGCCATGTCGCGCCGCGGGCTGCTGTCGAGAGCGCACCGCCGCGTCGAGCCGCTGCACATCGATGATGCGGAGATCCCTTTTGGGGCCAGCGCCAGCCGATTGCTGCGTTGGCTACGTGATCGCGTCGAGACCCATCGCGCTGAAGGTGGCGACTGGCGCAGCGTCATTGACGGAATGCGGCCCTTCACCCAGCGTCTCTGGCGCGAGCTTCCGCCACGCTCAAGGCAGCGCTTTCTCGAGCACGCGCGCGCCTGGTGGGAGGTCCACCGGCACCGGATGGCGCCTGAGGTCGAGGAAAGGATCACCACCGCGATTACGGATGACCGGTTAAGCCTCATCGCGGCCAAAATCATCGACATCATTCCGCTCACCAATGGCGCGCGGGTCCTCTATCGCAGACGCGGCAGGAACCAGGCGGACAGCCTTGATGTCGCAGCGATCGTCGATTGCAGCGGGATCGTACGGGATCCCAGCGTCACGACGAATCCGGCGCTCCGCAGCCTGTTCGCTCAGGGCCTTGGGCGGATCGATTCCTTGCGCATCGGCATTGATGTCGGATTCGATGGCGCCCTGATCGATCGCGAGGGGCACCGTCCCGCCGGCTGTACGCGGTGGGGCCGCTGA
- a CDS encoding EAL domain-containing protein, whose amino-acid sequence MTRPPSLLPVQCRRASLGQSERALAIVRAVIGLAHGLGVPVLAERIETEAQMSLLSQEGCDEMQGYLIGRPDPVVVEQVDPKRLLVRATP is encoded by the coding sequence GTGACCCGCCCGCCTTCGTTGCTGCCCGTTCAATGCAGGCGCGCGTCGCTTGGACAGAGCGAACGCGCGCTGGCAATCGTGCGCGCCGTCATCGGTCTTGCGCATGGGTTGGGCGTGCCCGTGCTTGCAGAAAGGATCGAAACTGAGGCACAGATGTCGCTCCTCTCGCAGGAGGGCTGCGACGAAATGCAAGGCTATCTCATCGGACGTCCTGATCCAGTCGTTGTCGAACAAGTTGATCCGAAGCGATTGCTGGTGCGCGCCACCCCTTAA
- a CDS encoding SDR family oxidoreductase has protein sequence MSDGFDLVLTGRDPKKMAASVRQLETIAGGSRVFGVCSDLRDPRDTEALFDQALAHLPHIDCLVINSGHMAYGTVEDLSDDLWCQAFEMLLMSAVRLVRRALPHMRERGNGDIVFITGAEAREPSAHLVLASTFRSAIANMAKILARSAAKDNVRVNVVAPGYFDTGRVRARVDALASERNISRAEAMKTIAGDNPLGRAGRANEIGELVGFICSRKAEFLNGTTIVIDGGKSAGFI, from the coding sequence GTGTCCGACGGCTTTGATCTCGTGCTTACCGGCCGCGACCCGAAAAAGATGGCGGCATCGGTTCGACAGCTTGAGACCATCGCTGGCGGATCTCGTGTTTTCGGTGTCTGTTCGGATTTGCGCGACCCTCGAGATACGGAAGCTCTCTTTGACCAGGCTTTGGCACATCTGCCTCACATCGATTGCTTGGTGATCAATTCGGGCCATATGGCTTACGGAACTGTCGAGGATCTGTCTGACGATCTTTGGTGCCAGGCTTTCGAAATGCTCCTGATGAGCGCAGTGCGACTGGTGCGCAGGGCTCTTCCACATATGCGCGAGCGAGGGAACGGCGATATCGTTTTCATTACGGGCGCCGAGGCGCGTGAGCCGTCGGCACATCTCGTCCTTGCAAGCACGTTCCGGTCGGCGATCGCAAATATGGCGAAGATTCTCGCCAGGAGCGCCGCGAAGGATAATGTTCGCGTGAATGTCGTCGCCCCTGGCTATTTTGACACGGGCCGTGTTCGCGCACGCGTTGATGCACTCGCATCGGAACGCAACATTTCCCGGGCAGAGGCGATGAAAACAATCGCCGGCGACAATCCCCTCGGCCGCGCAGGTCGGGCCAACGAGATCGGCGAACTCGTCGGCTTCATATGTTCGCGCAAGGCGGAGTTCTTGAATGGTACAACGATCGTCATCGACGGGGGCAAAAGCGCCGGTTTCATCTAA